The Cellulosimicrobium sp. ES-005 genome segment GGAGCACGAGGACCACGCGGCCCCGGCGCGTGAGCCGCAGCGGCCGCTCCTCCGCACGCCCCGTCGCCCCGCCCGCAGGGCCGAGAGGCCCGACCGTCGAGATCGCCATCGCATCCATGCCTGCTCCGTCCCGGCCCGCGGGCCCGATCGCCTTCCCCGGTCGATCGGACGCCGCGAGCCCTTCGCCTCCGCGCCGACCAGGTCGGTCGAACACGTGTACGTAGAACACCTGTACGAAGGTCTATCACGAACGACCGACAGAGTCGAGACATGCTCGAACAGGTGTTTGATTCGTGTCGCAACCTCCCCTAGCCTGGGGTCAGGTCGGTTCGCCGGACATGTCCGCTCGGACCCGGAGGGGCGACCGAGGTCCCGGAGCGCACGCCCCGGGGAGGGGAGGCCGCACGCCCGGGAGGCGTCGGCGGCCGCGACGGACGAAGGCGGAGCGACCATGGCGGGACGAGGCACGGACAGGGCACGGGGGCTCGCCGAGGTGCGGGAGCTCCCGGACGGGTCGGCGGGGGGTGACGGGCTCACGCCGCGCCAGCGCCTCGTGCTCGAGACCATCCGCGCGTGCGTCGAGCAGCGCGGCTACCCGCCGAGCATGCGGGAGATCGGCGAGGCCGTGGGCCTGACGAGCCCGTCGTCGGTGAAGCACCAGCTCACGACTCTCGAGCGCAAGGGCTTCCTGCGTCGCGACCCGAACCGCCCCCGCGCGATCGAGGTCGTCCAGCCGGACGACGCGCGCCGCGCCACCCCGCTCACGGCAGCGGGCTCCGCGCCCGAGCCCGCGTACGACGAGGCGCACCCGGCTCCGTCCTACGTCCCGGTCGTCGGCCGCATCGCCGCCGGCGGCCCGATCCTCGCAGAGCAGGTCGTCGAGGACGTCTTCCCGCTGCCTCGCCAGCTCGTCGGCGAGGGCGAGCTCTTCCTCCTGCGGGTGCAGGGCGACTCGATGGTCGACGCCGCGATCTGCGACGGCGACTGGGTCGTCGTCCGCCGCCAGCCCGTCGCGGAGAACGGCGAGATCGTCGCGGCGATGATCGACGGCGAGGCCACGGTGAAGTCCCTGCGCCGCGCGGACGGTCGCGTCTGGCTCATGCCGCACAACGCCGCGTACGACCCGATCCCTGGCGACGACGCCCAGGTCCTCGGCCGCGTCGTCTCCGTGCTGCGCAGCCTCTGAGCCGCACGGACCGTCCGTCGCCGCACCCTCCCGAGCGGTCCCTCGCGGGGCGGACGAGGCGGGCGCCGGCACGTCGCGGTCGGAAGCGCCGAGAGCCGGGTGGTCGTCGACCACCCGGCTCTCACACGCCGTTCCGGACCCGCCGGCGAACCGGTCGGTCAGAGACCGAAGCGCCGGGCGACGGCGTGCAGCGACTCGGCGGACGAGCGCAGCCCGGCGAGCTCCGCGTCGGACAGCGGGACCTCGACCCGCTCGGTGGCGCCACGCCGGTCGACGAGCGTCGGCAGCGAGAGGCACACGTCGTCGAGCCCGTACGCGCCGTCGAGCAGCGTCGAGACGGGCAGGATGCGGTGCTCGTCGTCGAGCACGGCCTCGATGATGCGCGTACCCGCGAGCCCCACGGCGTAGTTCGTCGCCCCCTTGCCCGCGATGATCCGGTAGGCCGACTGCACGACCTCGCGCGCGATGTCGTCGCGCACGTCCGCCGTGAGCGGACCGCGGCCGCCCAGGCCCGGCCACTCGAGGAGCGGGACGCCGCCGATGGTCGCCGAGCTCCACAGCGGGATCTCGCTGTCGCCGTGCTCGCCGGCGATGTACGCGTGGACGTTCTGCACCGCGACGCCGCAGTGCTGGGCCACGAGGAAGCGCAGCCGCGAGGAGTCGAGGACGGTCCCGCTGCCGAAGAGCTGCGAGGGCGGCAGCCCGGAGAACTTGAGCGCCGCGTAGGTGACGATGTCGACGGGGTTGGTCACCATGACGTAGACCGCGTCCGGGGCGACCTCCACGAGACCCGGCAGGATCGTCCGCATGAGGCCGATCGTGCCCTCGGCGAGGTCGAGCCGCGTCTGGCCCGGCTTCTGCTTCGCCCCGGCCGTCACGACGACCACGTCGGCCCCCGCGCACACCGCGACGTCGTCCGACCCCTCGACCCGGGCCATCGGCATGAACTGGATGCCGTGCTGGAGGTCCGCCACCTCCGCGTCGACCTTCGCCCGGTTCACGTCCAGGAGCGCCACGGTGCGCGCGGCCCCGCGCATGAGGGCCGCGTACGCCAGGGTCGACCCGACCGCACCCGCGCCGACGATCGCCAGCTTGGTCGTCCGCGCTCCCCCTCCCGGCCCACCCGTGCTCGCGTCGCCCGTGCCCTGCGGGGACGTGCTCGTCGTCATGTCGCCTCCGTGAAGTCGCTGGAATCGTGAAGACCGCGGAAAGGACTCAGCCTAGGGCGGCGAGGCGCCGGAGCGCACCGGTGGCGACGTCGCGGTCGGTCGTCTGCCAGAACCCCGGCATGGACCGCGTGAGGAACGTGCCGTAGCGCGCGGTCACGAGACGCGGGTCGAGGACCGCGACCACGCCTCGGTCCGTGGTGGACCGGACGAGCCGGCCGGCGCCCTGCGCGAGCAGGAGGGCGGCGTGCGTCGCGGAGACCTGCATGAAGCCGTTGCCGCCCGCCGCCTCGACCGCCCGCGCCCGGGCCGACTTCACCGGGTCGTCCGGACGCGGGAACGGGATCCGGTCGATGAGCACGAGCTGGCACGACGGCCCGGGCACGTCGACGCCCTGCCAGAGCGACAGCGTGCCGAACAGGCAGGTGGCCGGGTCGTCGGCGAACTCGCGCACGAGCGTCGGGAGCTGGTCGTCGCCCTGGCACAGGATCGGCACGTCGAGCCGCTCGCGCATCGCCTCCGCCGCGGCGACCGCCGCACGGCGCGACGAGAACAGGCCGAGCGTGCGCCCGCCGGCGGCCTCGACGAGGGCCGCGATCTCGTCGAGCTGGTGCTCCGTGGAGGCCTCACGGCCCGGCGTCGGGAGGGCCTTGGCGACGTAGAGGATGCCCTGCCGCGCGTAGTCGAACGGGCTGCCGACGTCGAGGCCGCGCCACCGTGGTCCGTCGGCGTCGCCGCCCTCGCCACCGCCCCCGAGCCCGAAGGTGCGCGCGACGGCGTCGAAGCTGCCGCCGAGCGCGAGCGTCGCGGACGTGAACACCCCGGTCCGCTCGGCGAGCAGGTGCGTACGGATGAGGCCCGCGACGCCCAGGGGGGCGGCGTGCAGGCGGCTCGCGCCCTCCCCGAACCGGTCGGCCGACCAGCCGCCCTCGCCGGGGCGCGAGCACCAGAGCACGTCGTGCCCGGTCGGGTCCGCGGCCATGCGCTCGGCGACCTCAAAGAGCTGCAGCATCGTCGACTGCGCCATCTTCAGCCCGGAGTCGGGCTGGGCCGGCTTGGTCACCCCGGTCTCGGGCTTGAGCGTCGAGAGGATCTCCCGCGCGGCGTCGCGCACCGCGGCGACCGCCGAGCGCGCGCCGTCGGGCAGGCCGTCGGGGAACCGCTCGGCGGGCAGCGACCCGACGACCGTCCCGAACGCCGCCGACGCCGCGTCGAGCGCGTCCGTGGTCACGCCGCCGTGCCGCCGCGCGAGGCGTGCCGCGCTCTCGATCGCCGGTACCGACAGGTCGACCGTCGCGGCCGCCGTCACGCGGTCGGCGAGCTCGTGCGCCTCGTCGACGACGAGCACGTCGTGCTCGGGCAGCACCCCGGGCGACCCCATCGCGGCGATGCCGAGCATCGCGTGGTTGGTCACGACGACGTCGGCCTCGCGGGCCGTCGCGCGCGCCTTCTCGGGGAAGCACTCCGCGAGCAGAGGGCACCGCTGGCCCAGGCACTCGAGGGCGGTGACCGAGACCTGCCGCCACGCCTTGTCGCTCACGCCGGGCACGAGGTCGTCCCGGTCCCCGGTCGACGTCTCCTCGGCCCACGCGCGCAGGCGCACGACCTGCTCGCCGAGCGCCGCGGCGCTGGTCCCGCCGCGCGCGGCGGGGTGGTCGGCGGCGCCCGCGGACTCGCCCGGCAGGTCGAACAGCGTCGGTTCGTCGGCCGGGTACCCGCCCGCGATCTTGTGGACGCACAGGTAGTTGTGCCAGCCCTTGAGGAGCGCGATGGTGACGGGGCGCGGGAGGCGGTCCGCCACGGCGTCGGCCACCAGCGGGAGGTCGCGCGTGATGACCTGGCGCTGCAGCGCGAGGGTCGCCGTCGAGACGATCACCCGCTCGTCGGTCGCCACCGCGTGCCGCACGGCCGGCACGAGGTACCCGAGCGACTTGCCCGTGCCCGTCCCCGCCTGCACCACGAGGTGCTCCGACCCCTCGATCGCGTCGGTGACCGCGCGCGCCATCGCGTGCTGGCCGTCGCGCCGCGCACCGCCCAGCCGCGTGACGGCGACGTCGAGCAGCGCGTCGACGTCGGGCACGTCGCCTCCCGCGGTGCCGGCCGGGGTCCGCGGCCCCTCGGCGTCGACGCGGTCGGGGGCGGGTCGCGTGGAGGGGGGCACCCGCCGAGTCTACGGTCGGTCGCCCACGGGGCGGCGGCCCTGTGGACGACGGTGGCGGACACGCCGCGACCCCGTGCGGCGGGTGCCGCACGGGGTCGCGGAGAGCGTCGAGCCGGGGTCCGGCGCGGGTCGCTCAGCCCTGGGCCGAGGCTCCGACGAGCTCGGTCGCGAGCGCCTGGGCGACGCGTCCGCGCAGGAGCGTGCCCTCGGGCGTGTGCTCCTCGTGGTCGATCTCGCCCTCGGTGTGCACGCGGTGCACGAGGTCGCCGCGGTGGTAGGGCACGACGACGTCGATCTCCACGTCCGGGCGCGGGAGCTCGTGCGCGATGAGCTCGCGCAGGTGCTCGATCCCCTCGCCCGTGTGCGCCGAGACCACCACCGTGCGCCGCTCGCGCAGCCGGATCCGCGCGATCGTCTCGGGGTCCGCGACGTCCGCCTTGTTGAGCACGATCACCTCGGGCACGTCCTCCACGCCCGGGATGTCGGCCAGGACGTGGCGCACCGCGGCGATCTGCCCCTCGGGGTCGGGGTGCGAGGCGTCCACGACGTGGAGCAGCAGGTCGGCGTCGCCGACCTCCTCGAGCGTCGACCGGAACGCCTCGACGAGCTGGTGCGGCAGGGCGCGCACGAACCCGACGGTGTCGGCGAGCGTGTACACGCGACCGTCCTCGGTGCGCGTGCGGCGCACCGTGGGGTCGAGCGTCGCGAACAGGGCGTTCTCGACGAGCACGCCCGCACCCGTGATGGCGTTGAGCAGGCTCGACTTGCCCGCGTTCGTGTAGCCCGCGATCGCGACGGACGGGATCGCGTGCCGCTTGCGCGACGCGCGCTTGGTCTCGCGGCCCGGGGCCATCGCCTGGATCTCCCGGCGCAGCTTGGCCA includes the following:
- the lexA gene encoding transcriptional repressor LexA yields the protein MAGRGTDRARGLAEVRELPDGSAGGDGLTPRQRLVLETIRACVEQRGYPPSMREIGEAVGLTSPSSVKHQLTTLERKGFLRRDPNRPRAIEVVQPDDARRATPLTAAGSAPEPAYDEAHPAPSYVPVVGRIAAGGPILAEQVVEDVFPLPRQLVGEGELFLLRVQGDSMVDAAICDGDWVVVRRQPVAENGEIVAAMIDGEATVKSLRRADGRVWLMPHNAAYDPIPGDDAQVLGRVVSVLRSL
- a CDS encoding L-lactate dehydrogenase, with the protein product MTTSTSPQGTGDASTGGPGGGARTTKLAIVGAGAVGSTLAYAALMRGAARTVALLDVNRAKVDAEVADLQHGIQFMPMARVEGSDDVAVCAGADVVVVTAGAKQKPGQTRLDLAEGTIGLMRTILPGLVEVAPDAVYVMVTNPVDIVTYAALKFSGLPPSQLFGSGTVLDSSRLRFLVAQHCGVAVQNVHAYIAGEHGDSEIPLWSSATIGGVPLLEWPGLGGRGPLTADVRDDIAREVVQSAYRIIAGKGATNYAVGLAGTRIIEAVLDDEHRILPVSTLLDGAYGLDDVCLSLPTLVDRRGATERVEVPLSDAELAGLRSSAESLHAVARRFGL
- a CDS encoding ATP-dependent DNA helicase — protein: MPDVDALLDVAVTRLGGARRDGQHAMARAVTDAIEGSEHLVVQAGTGTGKSLGYLVPAVRHAVATDERVIVSTATLALQRQVITRDLPLVADAVADRLPRPVTIALLKGWHNYLCVHKIAGGYPADEPTLFDLPGESAGAADHPAARGGTSAAALGEQVVRLRAWAEETSTGDRDDLVPGVSDKAWRQVSVTALECLGQRCPLLAECFPEKARATAREADVVVTNHAMLGIAAMGSPGVLPEHDVLVVDEAHELADRVTAAATVDLSVPAIESAARLARRHGGVTTDALDAASAAFGTVVGSLPAERFPDGLPDGARSAVAAVRDAAREILSTLKPETGVTKPAQPDSGLKMAQSTMLQLFEVAERMAADPTGHDVLWCSRPGEGGWSADRFGEGASRLHAAPLGVAGLIRTHLLAERTGVFTSATLALGGSFDAVARTFGLGGGGEGGDADGPRWRGLDVGSPFDYARQGILYVAKALPTPGREASTEHQLDEIAALVEAAGGRTLGLFSSRRAAVAAAEAMRERLDVPILCQGDDQLPTLVREFADDPATCLFGTLSLWQGVDVPGPSCQLVLIDRIPFPRPDDPVKSARARAVEAAGGNGFMQVSATHAALLLAQGAGRLVRSTTDRGVVAVLDPRLVTARYGTFLTRSMPGFWQTTDRDVATGALRRLAALG